DNA sequence from the Chitinivorax sp. B genome:
ATGGAAATGTCCAAAGGGGGGAAGTCTCAAGGTCGGAACTGGGCCACGGAGAGCGCGAAGGTCGAAGCTAAGCAGAAAGGAATTGATCCGTGTGATATTTTGGCTGACTGGTTGAAAGAAGCGAAAGCAGCAGGAAATAAGAAGGAAGTACAAGATCTGATAGAGGCCCAGAAGTTTTTGGATTGTCGGAATAAAGATAAGCGGAAAAGCAAATATCGCTGCGAGTAAAAGATATGACTTGGTATGCTGCTCATGTTGTTTTGCAGGTTCAGTTCAAAGAGGGAAAACAGGATAGATTTCCAGTTTGGGAAAATATTTACCTGATTAATGCAGAGACTGATGAAGACGCTCTGAGTAAGGCAGAGTCAATTGGTGCTTCTCTTGAAGGAGATCGTGATGGCTCATTTTTTTGGGATGATATTCCATCCAGGTGGGTTTACCGAGGAGTAAGGAAGATCTTAGAAATATCAAATCCTTGGGATGTTGATAATAGGCCAGGGGATGGTTGCGAAGTTACCTTTGAAACATTTGAGTTTTCTGACGTTGATAATTTAAAG
Encoded proteins:
- a CDS encoding DUF4288 domain-containing protein; this translates as MTWYAAHVVLQVQFKEGKQDRFPVWENIYLINAETDEDALSKAESIGASLEGDRDGSFFWDDIPSRWVYRGVRKILEISNPWDVDNRPGDGCEVTFETFEFSDVDNLKRFVNCEESFARIPD